From Pulveribacter suum, a single genomic window includes:
- the gspG gene encoding type II secretion system major pseudopilin GspG — protein sequence MQSFRSRCASSSPSGRRARGFTLIELLVVLAILTLLAGLVGPRVLNQLGGAKAKTAAVQIADLDKSLELFKLDVGRYPTTEEGLEALVKKPGSANGWAGPYLKGGVPTDPWGHPYRYANTSGSVELLSLGADGASGGDGENADIRNTP from the coding sequence ATGCAGAGCTTTCGCTCCCGCTGCGCCAGCAGCAGTCCCTCAGGCCGCCGCGCGCGCGGCTTCACGCTCATCGAGCTGCTGGTGGTGCTCGCCATCCTGACACTGCTGGCGGGCCTGGTGGGCCCCCGCGTTCTCAATCAGCTGGGTGGGGCCAAGGCCAAGACGGCCGCCGTGCAGATCGCCGACCTGGACAAGTCCCTGGAGCTGTTCAAGCTGGACGTAGGCCGCTACCCCACCACGGAAGAAGGCCTGGAGGCCCTGGTCAAGAAGCCGGGGAGCGCCAACGGCTGGGCGGGCCCCTATCTCAAGGGTGGCGTGCCTACCGATCCCTGGGGCCATCCGTACCGCTATGCCAACACCAGCGGCAGCGTCGAGCTGCTCTCGCTGGGCGCTGATGGCGCGTCTGGTGGTGATGGCGAGAACGCCGACATCCGCAACACGCCCTGA
- a CDS encoding PilN domain-containing protein has translation MPLITADARFLGIDIRAGMRELRQAWAHAQRVAPLSWLTPDIPVMLLHADGGQSWWRGLVRSAGAGNPPKPACVALELPEDLLLRRTLVLPAMSEVDASSAVALQVQAMSPFPGPDLVWGCSIQSGTDGTRQVDLALASRGQVAQYLEAQAPRLGTHATPEVWAVGADYPIVFAGYGESVRHARERRGRHIRYALLALAVVLASALALTPTLQLRARALQAVGAYDDLARRTAAPVRERERLMHSVEKLDVLSEMLAGRIEPLRVIDRLTKVLPDDTALQGLTLKGQKVTIHGLTANASSLMRSLGEQPGVRDVHAPSPAMRVGGPESKENFVIEFTLDPQEFGVVSIPAVQAASAPQAVVPAAAPTAPPSAASLPAPATAPAPAAAPATGRLVPSFGGGSQRPLPSAPPSSASGNKTP, from the coding sequence ATGCCTCTCATTACCGCTGATGCCCGGTTCCTGGGAATCGACATACGTGCCGGAATGCGCGAACTAAGGCAGGCATGGGCGCACGCCCAGCGTGTGGCACCACTGTCGTGGCTGACGCCGGACATCCCCGTGATGCTGCTTCACGCTGATGGCGGCCAGTCCTGGTGGCGGGGACTCGTACGATCAGCCGGCGCGGGCAACCCACCGAAGCCCGCCTGTGTTGCGCTGGAACTTCCCGAAGACTTGCTGCTGCGGCGCACTCTTGTACTGCCGGCGATGTCTGAGGTAGATGCTTCAAGCGCCGTTGCCCTGCAAGTCCAGGCTATGAGCCCCTTCCCTGGGCCCGACTTGGTGTGGGGCTGCAGCATTCAATCCGGTACTGACGGAACACGCCAGGTGGACTTGGCGTTGGCCTCTCGCGGGCAGGTCGCGCAGTACCTCGAGGCGCAGGCCCCTCGGCTGGGTACGCATGCCACCCCGGAAGTGTGGGCCGTAGGCGCCGACTACCCCATTGTGTTTGCCGGGTACGGCGAAAGTGTGCGCCATGCCCGCGAGAGGCGAGGGCGCCACATCCGCTATGCCTTGCTGGCACTGGCCGTGGTGCTTGCCAGTGCACTGGCCCTGACGCCCACCCTGCAATTGCGCGCGCGGGCACTGCAAGCCGTAGGTGCCTACGACGACCTGGCGCGACGCACCGCCGCTCCCGTGCGCGAACGCGAGCGCCTGATGCATTCGGTGGAAAAGCTCGATGTGCTCTCTGAAATGTTGGCCGGACGCATCGAGCCCCTGCGCGTCATCGACCGCCTCACCAAGGTGCTGCCCGACGATACGGCTCTGCAAGGCCTGACCTTGAAGGGGCAGAAAGTCACCATCCATGGTTTGACGGCCAACGCGTCATCGCTGATGCGCTCGCTCGGCGAACAGCCTGGGGTGCGTGACGTGCATGCGCCCAGCCCCGCCATGCGCGTGGGCGGCCCGGAATCCAAAGAAAACTTCGTGATCGAATTCACGCTCGACCCACAAGAATTCGGTGTGGTCTCTATACCTGCGGTGCAGGCCGCGTCCGCGCCCCAGGCGGTCGTGCCTGCTGCTGCCCCCACCGCGCCGCCCTCTGCTGCCAGCCTCCCCGCGCCCGCAACTGCACCGGCGCCGGCAGCTGCTCCTGCTACCGGCCGGCTCGTCCCATCGTTTGGAGGCGGATCGCAGCGACCGCTGCCTTCTGCGCCCCCCAGCTCTGCGAGCGGTAACAAAACCCCATGA
- a CDS encoding type II secretion system F family protein, whose translation MPDFVWRAATASGKVEEGRLSASSSAAALRQLREQGLTPLRIDDAASAQFTPGAPAAASPGAAVTAPARSRQARGPVNAADVLALTSELAIMLRAGLALDNALRVLIDMSHKPSVGALVQGVLEAVKGGTPLSRALAAHRELFGDFYINMVRSGEVSGQMSAVLDRLVEHMERQRALRESVVSATIYPAILLAVAVLSLIAMLGFVVPQFEKLFTDMGDALPLPTRIVMEVGHAFRQYGLLIGVAAVGGFMVLMRWMRSPSGRQWWQTRLLRLPLVGRLALRYQLTLFSRSLGTLLGNGVPMLTALHIATDTVGNAVLQQALAKVAPIVKEGGKVVQAISLTGIFEPLAINLIRVGEETGRIGPMMLELSNILNREVETGIKRLLTLVEPVLILVLGVLIAGIIVSILLGILSINDLAV comes from the coding sequence ATGCCTGATTTCGTCTGGCGGGCGGCCACGGCCTCCGGCAAGGTCGAGGAGGGGCGGCTGTCCGCCTCCAGCAGCGCCGCGGCGCTGCGCCAGCTGCGCGAGCAAGGACTTACCCCGCTGCGCATCGACGATGCGGCCAGTGCGCAATTCACGCCGGGAGCGCCTGCCGCCGCGTCCCCAGGGGCCGCAGTCACCGCGCCTGCGCGCAGCCGGCAGGCCAGGGGGCCGGTAAATGCTGCCGACGTGCTGGCGCTCACCTCCGAGCTGGCCATCATGCTGCGCGCGGGACTGGCGCTGGACAACGCGCTGCGTGTGCTCATCGACATGAGCCACAAGCCCAGCGTAGGGGCGCTCGTGCAGGGCGTGCTGGAGGCCGTCAAGGGCGGCACGCCGCTCAGCCGCGCTCTGGCCGCGCACCGCGAGCTGTTCGGCGACTTCTACATCAACATGGTGCGCTCCGGCGAGGTCAGCGGCCAGATGTCCGCCGTGCTGGACCGGCTGGTCGAGCATATGGAGCGCCAGCGCGCGCTGCGCGAGAGCGTTGTGTCTGCCACCATCTACCCGGCCATCCTGCTGGCCGTGGCCGTACTGTCGCTGATCGCCATGCTCGGCTTCGTGGTGCCGCAGTTCGAAAAGTTGTTCACCGACATGGGCGACGCGCTGCCGCTGCCCACGCGAATCGTGATGGAGGTGGGCCATGCTTTTAGGCAGTACGGCCTGCTGATCGGCGTGGCGGCAGTGGGCGGGTTCATGGTGCTCATGCGGTGGATGCGCTCACCCTCGGGCCGCCAGTGGTGGCAAACGCGGCTGCTGCGCCTGCCGCTGGTGGGCCGCCTGGCGCTGCGTTATCAGCTCACGCTGTTCTCGCGTTCGCTGGGTACCCTGCTGGGCAACGGCGTGCCCATGCTCACGGCGCTGCACATCGCCACCGACACCGTGGGCAACGCCGTGCTGCAGCAGGCGCTGGCCAAGGTGGCGCCCATCGTCAAGGAGGGGGGCAAGGTGGTGCAGGCCATCTCGCTCACCGGCATTTTTGAACCTTTGGCCATCAACCTCATCCGAGTGGGAGAGGAAACGGGCCGCATCGGCCCCATGATGCTGGAGTTGTCCAACATCCTCAACCGCGAGGTGGAAACAGGCATCAAGCGCCTCTTGACCCTGGTCGAACCGGTGCTCATCCTGGTGCTGGGGGTGCTGATCGCCGGCATCATCGTCTCCATCCTGCTCGGGATCCTGTCCATCAATGACCTCGCCGTATAG
- the rfbC gene encoding dTDP-4-dehydrorhamnose 3,5-epimerase, with amino-acid sequence MKATRLSIPDVVLIEPKVFGDARGFFFESFNQRAFDEATGTRHKFVQDNHSRSSRGVLRGLHYQVRQPQGKLVRVARGAVWDVAVDIRRSSPTFGQWVGAVLSEDNQHQLWVPPGFAHGFVVLSETADFLYKTTDYYAPEHERCIAWNDAQLGIQWPYQGQPSLSAKDAQGAALAYAPLFD; translated from the coding sequence ATGAAGGCCACTCGCCTTTCCATCCCTGACGTCGTGCTGATCGAGCCCAAGGTCTTCGGCGACGCGCGCGGCTTCTTCTTCGAAAGCTTCAACCAGCGTGCCTTCGACGAGGCCACCGGCACCCGCCACAAGTTCGTGCAGGACAACCACAGCCGAAGCAGCCGCGGCGTGCTGCGCGGGCTGCACTACCAGGTCCGGCAACCCCAGGGCAAGCTGGTGCGCGTGGCGCGTGGCGCCGTGTGGGACGTGGCGGTGGACATCCGCCGCAGTTCACCTACCTTTGGCCAATGGGTGGGCGCGGTGCTGTCCGAGGACAACCAGCACCAGCTGTGGGTGCCGCCTGGCTTTGCGCACGGCTTCGTGGTGTTGAGCGAGACGGCGGATTTTCTGTACAAGACCACCGACTACTACGCGCCGGAGCATGAGCGCTGCATTGCGTGGAACGATGCGCAACTGGGCATCCAGTGGCCGTATCAGGGGCAGCCCAGCCTGTCGGCCAAGGACGCGCAGGGCGCGGCGCTGGCCTACGCGCCGCTCTTCGACTAG
- the gspD gene encoding type II secretion system secretin GspD has protein sequence MIAFRFVLAAAAIAASQAAGAQAPAPEQGTAQAAQSAAAAPQDEAAREPQPRYIRGNDQVIAPAAPQPRLGGAPLSFSFEEAPVAEVARTILGDVVKAPYVLHPPLGGTVTLSTRVPIPADQAVFLLESALQANGLAMVRDARGTYHVGRADALKGIGATVRQVGGKNEPLAPGYGAIIVPLRYIGAGEMAAILRPLASPDAIVRVDNVRNLLVLVGTRNQAEGWLDLVNTFDVDLLKGMSVGMFPLKYATIKEVEAALRLVSGAPAAATSGGGAAGQGAAAGAATTRGTAQAAGAAPAAAAMLGEGNPLFGALRIMPVERLNAILVVTPRAAYLEEARRWIEKLDQPSDNGAEPQLFIYKVQNGNARHLAGVLSGIFGGAQAGGAYAANSGVAPGLGAATGASFGQPFGSTGGAFNNGMAGAGTPWPGSTLGGRTGPQGAYGSGGGFGSGGAFGSGFSSTFGNQNRMTQGAPGTGQAPVTANIGGVRVMADELNNTILLWATKGEFEKIEATLKRLDLPPTQVLIEASIVEVTLNDDLNYGLQWAFSGSVGSDYRGAGQLGAGGVTPGTGSLADTAAKGFTYSLVNSAGQIRVALAALANKTSVKMISNPSLMVLDNHLAMMTVGNQVPVQTSTIDIVTSGSAVTSTVQYRDTGVNLAVTPSVNAGNLVTMQIDQTVTDTATTAAGGSSAQPIFLQRQISSKVAVRSGESIVLGGLIKDSQSTGKSGVPVLQDLPLVGNLFGTNTREGGRTELLVIITPKVVRTDPEIREVSEELRDRLRGLQAIESQGRALPSPPTERSVVQPANPQ, from the coding sequence ATGATTGCATTCCGATTCGTACTCGCCGCAGCGGCGATCGCGGCGAGCCAGGCAGCCGGGGCCCAGGCGCCCGCGCCTGAGCAGGGCACGGCCCAGGCTGCCCAGTCCGCCGCAGCGGCCCCGCAGGACGAAGCCGCCCGCGAGCCCCAGCCCCGCTACATCCGCGGCAACGACCAGGTCATCGCCCCGGCCGCGCCCCAGCCGCGCCTGGGCGGCGCCCCGCTGTCCTTCAGCTTTGAAGAAGCCCCCGTGGCCGAGGTGGCCCGCACCATCCTGGGCGACGTCGTCAAGGCGCCTTACGTGCTGCACCCACCCCTGGGCGGCACGGTCACGCTGTCGACCCGCGTGCCCATCCCCGCCGACCAGGCCGTCTTCCTGCTGGAAAGCGCCCTGCAGGCCAACGGCCTGGCCATGGTGCGCGACGCGCGCGGCACCTACCACGTGGGCCGGGCCGATGCGCTCAAGGGCATTGGCGCCACCGTGCGCCAGGTGGGCGGCAAGAACGAGCCGCTCGCGCCTGGCTATGGCGCGATCATCGTGCCCCTGCGCTACATCGGCGCGGGCGAGATGGCCGCCATCCTGCGGCCCCTGGCTTCGCCCGACGCCATCGTGCGTGTGGACAACGTGCGCAACCTGCTCGTGCTGGTGGGCACGCGCAACCAGGCTGAGGGCTGGCTGGACCTGGTCAACACCTTCGACGTGGACTTGCTCAAGGGCATGTCCGTTGGCATGTTTCCGCTGAAATACGCCACCATCAAGGAGGTCGAGGCCGCGCTGCGCCTGGTCAGCGGCGCTCCGGCCGCTGCAACTTCCGGCGGCGGCGCAGCGGGGCAGGGCGCAGCGGCCGGGGCCGCCACCACGCGTGGCACGGCGCAGGCGGCCGGTGCCGCGCCCGCGGCGGCGGCCATGCTGGGCGAAGGCAATCCCCTGTTCGGCGCGCTGCGCATCATGCCCGTGGAGCGGCTCAACGCCATTTTGGTCGTCACCCCCCGCGCCGCCTACCTGGAAGAAGCGCGCCGCTGGATCGAAAAGCTCGACCAGCCCAGCGACAACGGGGCCGAGCCCCAGCTGTTCATCTACAAGGTTCAAAACGGCAACGCCCGCCATCTGGCCGGCGTGCTGTCCGGCATCTTTGGTGGAGCGCAGGCGGGCGGTGCCTATGCGGCCAACAGCGGTGTGGCACCCGGTCTTGGGGCAGCCACCGGTGCGTCCTTCGGCCAGCCCTTTGGTAGCACGGGCGGTGCCTTCAATAATGGAATGGCAGGCGCGGGCACGCCCTGGCCCGGCAGCACCCTGGGCGGGCGCACGGGCCCGCAGGGCGCCTACGGCAGCGGCGGCGGCTTTGGCAGCGGCGGGGCTTTCGGCAGCGGGTTCAGCAGCACCTTTGGCAACCAAAACCGCATGACCCAGGGCGCCCCCGGAACAGGCCAGGCGCCGGTCACGGCCAACATCGGCGGCGTGCGCGTCATGGCCGACGAGCTCAACAACACCATCCTGCTGTGGGCGACCAAGGGCGAGTTCGAGAAAATCGAGGCCACGCTCAAGCGGCTGGACCTGCCGCCCACGCAGGTGCTGATTGAAGCCTCCATCGTCGAGGTGACCTTGAACGACGACCTGAACTATGGCCTGCAGTGGGCATTCAGCGGCAGCGTCGGGTCAGACTACCGTGGGGCGGGGCAACTGGGCGCCGGCGGCGTCACCCCAGGCACTGGCAGCCTGGCCGACACCGCCGCCAAGGGCTTCACCTATTCGCTGGTCAACTCCGCCGGGCAGATCCGCGTGGCCCTGGCCGCGCTGGCCAACAAGACTTCGGTCAAGATGATCTCCAACCCCTCGCTCATGGTGCTGGACAACCACCTGGCCATGATGACCGTGGGCAACCAGGTGCCCGTGCAGACCAGCACCATCGACATCGTCACCAGCGGCAGCGCCGTCACCAGCACCGTGCAGTACCGCGACACCGGCGTGAACCTGGCGGTCACCCCCTCGGTGAACGCCGGCAACCTGGTCACCATGCAGATCGACCAGACCGTGACCGACACCGCCACCACCGCGGCAGGCGGCAGCAGCGCGCAGCCCATCTTCTTGCAGCGCCAGATCAGCAGCAAGGTGGCCGTGCGCTCGGGCGAGTCCATCGTGCTGGGCGGCCTGATCAAAGACAGCCAGAGCACCGGCAAGAGCGGCGTGCCCGTGTTGCAGGACCTGCCCCTGGTGGGCAACCTGTTTGGCACCAACACGCGCGAGGGCGGCCGCACCGAACTGCTGGTCATCATCACCCCCAAGGTCGTGCGCACCGACCCCGAGATCCGCGAAGTCAGCGAGGAGCTGCGCGACCGCCTGCGCGGCCTGCAGGCCATCGAGTCGCAGGGCCGCGCGCTGCCGTCGCCGCCCACCGAGCGCTCCGTGGTCCAGCCGGCAAATCCCCAATGA
- a CDS encoding prepilin-type N-terminal cleavage/methylation domain-containing protein, translated as MQSPGAQSRHAAQGGFTLVELLVVMVLLSLVMLATGAALRTASQTEERVDARLQRMDDLRIVSSFLRSVLGRVSAEKTTLPVAAGASPYFFAGSAATVSWVGVMPARYGAAGRHHFRLQLLDSHQLVLSYVPWTNAANFPDWHSASTGSVVLLSDVRGMALKYQDATDEPPAWAPEWAEPTRLPDRISISINSGAGDWPDLVIPLRVLPASDPRSSGPSFGGGGR; from the coding sequence ATGCAGTCGCCTGGCGCGCAATCACGTCATGCAGCGCAGGGCGGTTTCACGCTGGTGGAGCTGCTCGTCGTTATGGTGCTGCTGTCACTCGTGATGCTGGCGACCGGCGCGGCGCTGCGAACTGCCTCCCAGACCGAAGAGCGGGTGGATGCCCGGCTGCAGCGCATGGACGACCTGCGCATTGTCAGCAGCTTCCTGCGCTCGGTACTGGGCAGGGTTTCTGCAGAAAAGACCACCTTGCCCGTTGCCGCAGGGGCCAGTCCCTATTTCTTTGCCGGTAGCGCGGCGACCGTGAGCTGGGTCGGGGTGATGCCCGCGCGCTATGGGGCGGCCGGGCGGCATCATTTCCGGCTGCAATTGCTCGACAGCCACCAGCTCGTGCTGTCATATGTGCCCTGGACGAATGCGGCAAACTTTCCCGATTGGCATTCCGCGAGCACGGGTAGCGTGGTTTTGTTGTCAGATGTGCGGGGCATGGCCCTGAAATACCAGGACGCAACAGACGAGCCTCCCGCATGGGCGCCCGAATGGGCTGAGCCGACTCGCCTGCCCGACCGGATCAGCATCTCGATCAACTCTGGTGCGGGAGACTGGCCCGACTTGGTCATCCCCTTGCGAGTGCTCCCCGCCAGCGATCCGCGCTCCAGCGGGCCGTCTTTCGGAGGCGGCGGCAGATGA
- the gspE gene encoding type II secretion system ATPase GspE: protein MTTFSTLDSLEPTLVQGPDIPRPRLGELLVQEGKVSARDIERALLAQQEMGGLLGRVLVRLGLVSEVDVAHTLSRQLQIPFIAAEIFPEAMPDVEGLLPEFLQTHGVFPLAAPEGQLHVAMATPQDPFVLKALRLATGRHVVPHLALESAIEKALAEPVEEAQDDNDDGLFGDGLDGGDFVEHLKDLASEAPVIRLVNTIIGRVIDLRASDIHLEPFDDGLHVRYRVDGVIHPGEVVPPRLSAAVGSRVKLLAHLDIAERRLPQDGRIKTRVKGRELDLRVSTVPTVHGESVVMRVLDRASVRLNLDTMGFEQDTLARFNDLLSRPHGILLVTGPTGSGKTTTLYAALSKIDSEANKIITVEDPVEYQLEGINQIQVHPQINLTFANALRSILRQDPDIIMIGEMRDGETAQIAVQSALTGHLVLSTLHTNTAAGAVIRMQDMGVESYLITSSVNGVLAQRLVRTLCSHCKQPYEPGEQVRASTGLARFAQAGQPIYRAVGCGQCRQSGYRGRTGIHELFVLDEPMRRAIIDGKDAGTLHLLATQGGMLSLYEDGLRKVAAGVTTLDEVARVTQDQSDA, encoded by the coding sequence ATGACGACTTTCTCCACCCTCGACAGCCTCGAGCCCACGCTCGTACAGGGCCCAGACATTCCGCGCCCGCGCCTGGGCGAGCTGCTCGTCCAAGAGGGCAAGGTGAGTGCTCGGGATATCGAGCGTGCGCTGCTGGCGCAGCAGGAAATGGGCGGCCTGCTGGGCCGGGTGCTGGTACGTCTGGGCTTGGTCTCCGAGGTGGATGTGGCCCACACCCTGTCGCGGCAGCTGCAGATTCCCTTTATTGCGGCGGAGATTTTTCCGGAAGCCATGCCGGACGTCGAGGGTTTGCTGCCGGAATTCCTGCAGACGCACGGCGTATTTCCGCTGGCGGCCCCTGAAGGCCAACTGCACGTGGCCATGGCCACGCCGCAGGATCCGTTCGTGCTCAAGGCGCTGCGCCTGGCCACCGGGCGGCACGTGGTGCCTCATCTGGCCCTGGAAAGCGCTATCGAGAAAGCCTTGGCTGAGCCCGTCGAGGAAGCACAGGACGACAATGACGATGGCCTGTTTGGCGATGGCCTGGATGGCGGCGACTTCGTCGAACACCTGAAAGACCTGGCCAGCGAGGCGCCCGTCATCCGCCTGGTCAACACCATCATCGGCCGCGTGATCGACCTGCGCGCCTCCGACATCCATCTGGAGCCTTTCGACGACGGCCTGCACGTGCGCTACCGCGTGGACGGGGTGATCCATCCTGGCGAGGTGGTGCCGCCGCGCCTGTCGGCCGCCGTCGGCTCGCGCGTGAAGCTGCTGGCGCACCTGGACATCGCCGAGCGCCGCCTGCCGCAGGACGGCCGCATCAAGACCCGCGTGAAGGGCCGCGAGCTGGACCTGCGCGTGTCCACCGTGCCCACGGTGCACGGGGAAAGCGTGGTCATGCGGGTGCTCGACCGCGCCAGCGTGCGCCTGAACCTGGACACCATGGGCTTCGAGCAGGACACGCTGGCTCGCTTCAACGACCTGCTGTCGCGCCCCCACGGCATCCTGCTGGTGACCGGGCCCACGGGTTCGGGCAAGACGACCACGCTGTACGCGGCCCTGTCCAAGATCGACTCCGAGGCCAACAAGATCATCACCGTCGAGGACCCGGTGGAGTACCAGCTGGAGGGCATCAACCAGATCCAGGTGCATCCGCAGATCAACCTGACGTTTGCCAACGCGCTGCGCTCCATCCTGCGCCAGGACCCCGACATCATCATGATTGGCGAAATGCGCGACGGCGAGACGGCGCAGATTGCCGTGCAGTCCGCTCTGACCGGCCACCTGGTGCTGTCCACACTGCACACCAACACGGCCGCTGGCGCCGTCATCCGCATGCAGGACATGGGAGTGGAGAGCTACCTCATCACATCCTCGGTCAACGGCGTTCTGGCCCAGCGCCTGGTGCGCACGCTGTGCAGCCACTGCAAGCAGCCCTACGAGCCGGGCGAGCAGGTGCGCGCCAGCACCGGCCTGGCGCGCTTTGCGCAGGCCGGCCAGCCGATCTACCGCGCCGTGGGTTGCGGGCAGTGCCGCCAGTCGGGCTACCGCGGCCGCACCGGCATTCACGAGCTGTTCGTGCTGGATGAACCCATGCGCCGCGCCATCATCGATGGCAAGGACGCGGGCACCCTGCATCTGCTGGCCACGCAGGGGGGCATGCTCAGCCTGTATGAAGACGGCCTGCGCAAGGTGGCCGCCGGCGTGACCACGCTGGACGAGGTGGCGCGCGTCACGCAGGACCAGAGCGATGCCTGA
- a CDS encoding type II secretion system protein, whose protein sequence is MQRERGFTLVELLVVFAILALVAALVPAAYDRMREASQYRDAVRTMFSQLRAARAAALSEGRETRFVLDLQKRQYGWDEVALKVLPEPLQLRATVADRDVSSQGEASIRFLPSGGATGGSIEILRAPGVGTRLRVDWLSGRVTPETLLP, encoded by the coding sequence ATGCAGCGCGAGCGCGGCTTCACGCTGGTCGAGTTGCTGGTGGTCTTTGCGATCCTGGCGCTAGTGGCCGCGCTCGTGCCTGCCGCCTATGACCGGATGCGTGAAGCGTCCCAATACCGGGATGCCGTACGCACCATGTTCAGCCAGTTGCGAGCAGCCCGTGCCGCGGCCCTGAGCGAAGGGCGCGAAACACGCTTCGTACTGGATCTGCAAAAACGGCAATATGGATGGGACGAGGTCGCGCTCAAGGTGTTGCCCGAGCCGCTGCAGCTGCGCGCTACGGTGGCTGACCGCGATGTTTCCTCGCAGGGCGAGGCCTCCATACGTTTCCTGCCTTCGGGCGGTGCTACCGGCGGCAGCATCGAAATCCTGCGTGCCCCCGGCGTGGGCACGCGGCTGCGTGTGGACTGGCTGTCTGGCCGGGTGACGCCGGAAACGCTGCTGCCATGA
- the gspM gene encoding type II secretion system protein GspM: protein MNKLALRRTAVLALLFALLLAPVLAGGWYVIRKHVWADERLAQLEPRYARLLGLERQRAELEAATRKASELHAGYLYPSGQDGSQTGNQAQQKVRDIFTAAGLQISSMQVLPAKEEKGLDRIPLLVRAEGDILGVQSALAVLGGQSPVILLNELDLQVQGGLVNVNPKAAVRLAIQFNLSVLRDRP from the coding sequence ATGAACAAGCTCGCGCTGCGTCGCACGGCCGTGCTGGCACTTCTATTTGCCCTGCTGCTGGCCCCCGTCCTGGCCGGTGGCTGGTACGTCATTCGCAAGCACGTCTGGGCGGACGAACGGCTGGCCCAACTGGAACCGCGCTATGCACGCCTGCTCGGGCTTGAGCGCCAACGCGCCGAACTGGAAGCTGCCACCCGCAAGGCGTCGGAGCTGCACGCCGGCTACCTCTACCCGTCGGGACAGGACGGCTCCCAAACAGGCAACCAGGCCCAGCAGAAGGTGCGCGACATTTTTACGGCCGCAGGGCTGCAGATCAGCAGCATGCAAGTGCTGCCTGCCAAGGAAGAAAAAGGTCTGGACCGCATCCCCCTGCTGGTACGCGCCGAAGGCGACATCCTAGGTGTGCAGAGCGCCCTGGCCGTTCTGGGAGGGCAAAGCCCGGTCATCCTGCTCAATGAACTGGACCTCCAGGTGCAGGGCGGGCTGGTCAACGTCAACCCCAAGGCAGCCGTTCGTCTCGCGATCCAGTTCAACCTCAGTGTGCTGAGGGACCGCCCATGA
- a CDS encoding general secretion pathway protein GspK — protein MALVAVLWIVAALSVIATGLTQSLRLESRTVAHARQEAQAQALGDAAIQMTLQALLAGNQPVARLTRVEVSFHDVPMQVEVMPLSGLVDINRAAVPLLQRLFHVAGGLSPDAAEAAARAVVQAREQRDGKGAPRRFEAEEDLLRVPGIEYDLYARLSGLFTADLQGSGRVNPLAAPLEVLVVLAGGNKAMAAQMAARRDAGEAAVDTTALDPALIDAALSRRLRVQATVPMADGGFVQVARSVDLSARSPDGAPWHTFRMTSTVGRAYGGKS, from the coding sequence ATGGCCCTGGTTGCGGTGCTATGGATCGTCGCTGCGCTGAGCGTCATCGCCACTGGCCTGACGCAATCCCTGCGCCTTGAAAGCCGCACTGTCGCGCACGCTAGGCAGGAGGCGCAGGCGCAGGCGCTGGGGGACGCGGCCATTCAGATGACGCTGCAGGCGCTACTCGCAGGCAACCAGCCGGTGGCGCGCCTGACCCGCGTGGAAGTCAGCTTCCACGACGTGCCCATGCAGGTGGAGGTGATGCCACTCAGTGGCCTGGTCGACATCAACAGGGCAGCTGTGCCGCTGTTGCAGCGGCTTTTCCATGTGGCAGGCGGACTCTCGCCGGACGCTGCCGAGGCGGCTGCGCGGGCTGTCGTGCAGGCGCGAGAACAGCGCGACGGCAAGGGTGCTCCCCGTCGCTTCGAAGCCGAGGAGGATCTGCTGCGTGTGCCCGGCATCGAGTATGACCTCTATGCTAGACTCAGCGGGCTTTTTACAGCCGACCTACAAGGGTCTGGGCGTGTCAACCCCCTGGCAGCGCCGCTGGAAGTGCTGGTCGTACTCGCCGGCGGCAACAAGGCCATGGCGGCACAAATGGCCGCACGCCGTGACGCAGGAGAGGCCGCGGTGGACACTACTGCGCTAGATCCAGCGCTGATCGACGCAGCGCTCTCCCGTCGGTTACGTGTACAAGCAACCGTACCCATGGCCGATGGCGGATTCGTCCAGGTGGCACGTAGCGTTGACCTTAGTGCGCGCTCCCCGGATGGTGCTCCCTGGCACACTTTTCGAATGACATCTACTGTCGGTCGCGCCTACGGCGGAAAATCCTGA
- a CDS encoding type IV pilus modification PilV family protein, giving the protein MTLLELLVAFAILAMSLGLLYRIMGTSARGAGDIERYQGAVVLAQSLLSLRDTVPEGGWQQEGETAGYRWRVQSAPYATGVAGPTVPPLYEVLVSITWFDGRQQRDLELATLRPQRKPPAQVRR; this is encoded by the coding sequence ATGACGCTGCTTGAGCTGCTGGTTGCTTTCGCCATTCTTGCCATGTCCCTGGGATTGCTTTATCGCATCATGGGTACGAGCGCGCGCGGAGCGGGTGACATCGAGCGCTACCAGGGTGCGGTCGTTCTAGCGCAGTCGCTGCTCTCGCTACGCGATACCGTACCCGAGGGCGGTTGGCAGCAAGAGGGCGAAACGGCGGGCTATCGCTGGCGCGTTCAGTCTGCACCCTATGCCACTGGCGTGGCAGGCCCAACCGTGCCCCCCTTATATGAGGTGCTCGTCTCCATTACATGGTTCGACGGCCGGCAACAGCGCGATCTTGAGCTTGCGACCCTGCGGCCGCAACGCAAACCTCCGGCGCAGGTTCGCAGATGA